The DNA sequence GCTCGCCGGCCTCCTGGAGCACGGCTACGTCGCGGCCGACGAGGAGGCGTCGGGAGGCTCACGCGGCATCGCCCTCCGGCTCACCCCCGCCGGCAGCCGGGCCTTCGATCAGAGCACGCGCACAGTGCTGGACTCGGTCGCGCGCCGGCTCGAGGGCTGGTCGGAGGCCGACCTGGAGGCCTTCGCGCGCATGCTGGAGCGCTACAACGCGGCCCCCGACGAGTGACCCGCGCGCCGCGATTCGTGCCGAATGTCGCGAATCGCGGTGCGAGACGCGCGATTCGTGACGAATGTCGCGGCGGCTAGAGGACCGCGTTCTCGTCGACCGCGATGCCGATGAGGTCGCGGTTCACGGCGGCCGCGACCACGGCCCCCGAGCCCGCCGCCACGATCAACTGCTGCGGCCCCGGCGCCGTCGTCTCCCCCGCCGCGTACACCCCCGGCAGCGACGTGCGCCCGTGCGCGTCCGTCACCAGGTAGCCGTCGGTGTCCCTGTCGAGGTCGAGCCCGTCCGCGAACGACAACGCGGGAGTCCACACCGGCCGCACGAAGCCGCCCGCGCGCGGCACGACGGTGCCGTCCGTCAGCCGGACGCCGGTCATGACGCCCTTCTCCCCCACGACGTCCTCGATCGGCCGGCGCTCGACGCCCACACCGAGCCGGGCGAGCGCGCGCTCCTCGTCGTCGCCGATGGGCGCGACGCCGTTGGTGAAGACGATCAGGTCGTCCGTCCACTGGGTGAGCAGCAGCGCGCGCTCGGCCAGGTCCGTCGTCTCGCCGATCAGCGCGAGCGGTTCGCCGGCCTTCTCGTAGCCGTCGCACTCGAGGCAGCTGTGCAGCTGGGTGCCGTAGAACGCGCGCAGGCTCGGGAGGGCGGGCATCGTCTCGGTCACGCCGGTGGCGATGACCACGGTCTGCGCCACAGCGTCCACGTCGGCGCCGCCGCGCACCCCGGCGCCGCGCACACGGAAACCGTCCGCGTCCACGGTCACCGAGCCCACCTGCGCGAACACGACGTCCGCGTCGTCGTAGCCGGAAACCTCCTCGCGGCCGAGGCGGCGCAGCTCCGCGGGAGGCACGCCGTCGCGGCTGAGGAAGCCGTGCGCCTGCAGCGTCGCCGCGTGCCGCGGCCGGTTGCCGTCGACGACCAGCACCCGCCGGCGGGCGCGCGCGAGGTTCAGCGCGGCACTGAGGCCGGCCGGGCCGCCCCCGACGACGATGACTTCGACGCTGACCGCCACGGGGCGTCCTAGCCCAGGCTCGCCGACAGCGCGTCCAGCCGGGCGAGCGACTCGGCCTTGCCCAGGATCTCCATCGACTCGAAGAGCGGAGGCGACACCCGGCGGCCCGAGACGGCGACGCGCAGCGGCCCGAAGGCGACGCGCGGCTTCAGGCCCAGGGCCTCCACCAGGGCGTCGCGGAGGGCGGCCTCGATCTCGTCGTGGGTCCACGACGACTCCGGCACGACCTCCAGGGCGCCGATCGACGCGGCCAGCACCTCGCCGGCGTTGTCGGGCAGCGACTTCCTGGCGTCGTCCTCGATCGTCAGCGACGCGGAGTCGGTGAACAGGAAGCCGAGCATGCCAGGCGTCTCGCCGAGGAGCTGCACCCGCTCCTGGACCAGCGGCGCAGCCTCCGCCAGCACCGCGCGCTGCGCGTCCGTCAGCGGCTCGCTGAGCACACCGGCCGCGACCAGGTACGGGATGGTCCGATCGGCGAAGTCCCCGACCTCCAGCAGCCGGATGTGGTCGCCGTTGATCGACTCGGCCTTCTTCTGGTCGAAGCGAGCCGGGTTGGGGTTCACGTCGGCGACGTCGAACGCCGCGACCAGCTCGTCGATCGAGAACACGTCGCGGTCGTGGGTCAGCGACCAGCCGAGGAGCGCCAGGTAGTTGACCAGGCCCTCCGGGATGAAGCCGCGGTCGCGGTGGTGGAACAGGTTCGACTCCGGGTCGCGCTTGGAGAGCTTCTTGTTGCCCTCGCCCATCACGTACGGGAGGTGCCCGAAGCGCGGCACGAAGGTGGTCACGCCGGCGTCGATGAGCGCGTGGTAGAGCGCGATCTGGCGCGGCGTGGACGACAGCAGGTCCTCGCCGCGGAGCACGTGCGTCACGCCCATGAGCGCGTCGTCCACCGGGTTCACGAAGGTGTAGAGCGGGTGACCGTTCGGCCGCACCACGACGAAATCGCTGAACGAGCCGGCCGGGAAGGTGATCTCGCCGCGCACCAGGTCGTCGAAGCTGAGGTCGTCGTCCGGCACCCGCAGGCGCAGCGCCGGCTCGCGGCCCTCCGCGCGATAGGCGGCCTTCTGGTCCTCGGTGAGGTCGCGCTCGAAGTTGTCGTAGCCGAGCTTCGGGTCGCGGCCGAGCGAGACGTTGCGCGCCTCGATCTCCTCGCCCGTGGCGAAGCTCTCGTAGATGTGGCCGGAGGCCTTCAGCCGCTCGATCAGGTCGCGGTAGATGTCGTACCGCTGCGACTGCCGGTAGGGCTCGTTCGGCCCGCCGACGTCGATGCCCTCGTCCCAGTCGAGGCGCAGCCAGCGAAGCGCGTCGATGATCATCGCGTACGACTCCTCGCTGTCGCGCGCGGCGTCGGTGTCCTCGATGCGGAAGATCAGCTTGCCGCCGGTGTGCCGCGCGTACGCCCAGTTGAACAGGGCGGTGCGGATCAGGCCGACGTGCGGGGTGCCGGTGGGCGACGGGCAGAACCGGACGCGGACATCCGCGCCGGTCGCGGTCGAGAAGGGGTGCGAAACGTTGTCAGACATACCTTTGGAATCCTACTTGGGAGCGCGCACCGGATTCACCAGCGAGCCGACGCCTTCGACCTCCACCTCGACGGTGTCGCCCGCGACGATCGGCCCGACGCCGGCCGGGGTCCCGGTGAGGATGACGTCGCCGGGCAGCAGCGTGAAGACGCTCGACGCGTACGCGATGATCGAGGGGATGTCGTGCACCATCTCGGAGATGCGCGCCTCCTGCTTGAGTTCGCCGTTGACCCGGGTACGCAGGAACGCCTCCGGGTTCAGCTCGGTCTCGATCACCGGCCCGAGCGGGCAGAAGGTGTCGAAGCCCTTCGCGCGGGTCCACTGGCCGTCCGACTTCTGCAGGTCGCGGGCGGTCACGTCGTTGGCCACCGTGTAGCCGAAGATGTGCTCGGCGGCCTTCTCCTCCGGCACATGCCGGGCGATCTTGCCGATCACGACGGCCAGCTCGCCCTCGTACTCGACCTGCTGCGACTGCGGAGGCAGCAGGATGGCGTCGCCGAGGCCGATCACGGCCGTGTTGGGCTTGAGGAACAGCAGCGGCTCGCCCGGAGCCTCCCCGCCCATCTCGGCGGCGTGCTCGCGGTAGTTCTTGCCGACCGCGACGACCTTCGACCGCGGGATGACCGGCGCCAGCAGCGAGCCGACCTGGCCGAGCGGCACGCGCTCCCCCGTCGTGTCGAAGCCGGAGAACAGCGGATCGCCGGCGAGGACGACCAGGGCGTCGTCGTCGACGATGCCGTAGTCGATCACCGGGGTCTGCTCGGAGGGACGGGTGTGGCTGAACCGTGCGATCTTCACGCGTTCGAGCCTAGCGCCGCGACGATGCGGGCGACGGCCGGGGTGGGGACACCGTCCCGGGCGCCGATGCGCAGCAGCGCGCCGCCGATCGCGTCCAGCTCGGTCGGGTGGCCGTCGGCGAGGTCCTCCTGCAGCGAGGTGCGCATCCCGCCCGGGACGCTGTGCAGGACGCGGACGAGGTCGAGCGCGGAGGCAGGCACGCCTTCCGCCGTCGAGCACGCGACGATCTCGGAGACGACCGCCTCGGTCAGCTCCGGGTCTTCGCTGAGCGCCGGTCCCGCCGACTGCCGCCAGTAGGAGGTCAGCAGAGCGAGCGAGGACAGCAGCCGGAACTTCGCCCACAGCACCTCCGCCTCCGTGCCGCCGACCTTCACCCGCGGCCCGGCGCCGGCGAGGCCGCGGATCGAGGCGAAGCCGCCCGCGGCCTCCGGCGCCTCGATGTTCACGAACGGGCTGCGGTGGTCGATCACCGTCGTGGAGGCCCGCAGGGCGGACACCGCGACGGACGCGCCGGCGACCGGGACGCCGGGCAGCGCCTCCCGCAGCGGCCCCATGTGCTCGACGCCGTTGAGGAACGACACCACCTCGCTCGGCCGGGCGGCCGCGATGCCGGGGAGGACGTCCTCCAGCCCGTACGCCTTGGTGGCGACGATGACGCTCGCGCCTTCCGGCACCTCGGTCGCCGCCGAGACGCGCTCGACGCCGTCGCCGAACGTGGCGCTGCGCACCTCGATGCCGTCCGCACGGATGGCCTCGACCGTCGCGGGACGGCCGACCGCGACGACATCGTGCCCCGCGCGCGACAGCAGCCAGGCGAACAGGCCGCCGACGGCTCCGGGACCGACGACGGCGAAGACGGGTTCAGCAGCGCTCATGGCTCGATCGTAGCCAGCCGTCAGAGCGCGGACAGCCCCCAGGGCGCGCCGTCGAGGGCGAGCAGCACGTCCGCGGTGGCGGCGATCGCGGGGACGGCGTCGGAGCCCGCGGCGGCGACCAGGTTGATCGTGCGGTGGTCGCGGTTCGCGGTCGGGCGCAGGACGACGCCCTCCACCGCTCCCGCCGAGCCGACCGCGAGCGCCGGGAGCAGAGCCACGCCGACGCCCTCGGCGACCATCCGCAGCACGGCGATGAAGTTGTCCGTCTCGTAGGCGATCCGCGGCGCGTAGCCGCAGGCGTCGGTGAGCTCCAGCAGGTGGCCGCGGCAGCGCGGGCAGCCGCCGATCCAGGAGGCCGACGCCAGTTCGGCGAGGTCGACGCGCTTTCCCGCCGCGAGCGGGTGGTCGGCGCGCAGGGCGACCAGCATCTCGTCCTTCCAGAGCGGGACGACGGCGAGCCCGCGGGCGCTCTCCCGGTGCGGGTCGACGCGGTCGCCCGGGTAGCTGAACGTGATGGCGAGGTCGGCCGTCTGGTCGCGCACGGCGGCGACGGCCTCCGGAGGCTCGGCCTCCAGGTAGGTGATCCGGACGCCCGGGTGCTCGGCCTCCATCGTGTTGAGCAGCCGCGGGACGAGGGAGGACGACGCCGACGGGAACCCGGCCAGCCGGACCCGGCCGGTGCGCAGGCCGCGCAGGTCGGCGAGCTCGCCGGCGGCGGCGTCCAGGGCCGTCGTGACCGCGCGGGCATGCCGGGCGAGGACGCGACCGGCCTCGGTGAGCCGGACGCCGCGGCCGGCGCGGGCGACCAGCGGCATCCCGATGCGGCCCTCCAGGCGTCGCAGGTGCTGGCTGATCGCGGGCTGGCTGTAGCCGAGCGACTCGGCGGCGCGGGTGATCGAGCCGTGGTCGGCGATCGCGCGCACCACGCGGAGGCTGTGGGAGTCGAGGTCGTCGAGCAGCATGCAGGAATCATAACTCCGGGTGATGGATGCGATTCAACACCTGTTCTGGTGTGATGTGTGAGGGTCGCTCAGGATGGATGCCATGCCCGAATCCCCGACCCTGCGCGCGCCCGCGGCCGCCGCAGCAGCCGCCCCGGTCTTCCGCGACGCCTTCGCCTCCGGCGCCGGCTACCTCGCCGCCTGCACGCAGGGCCTCCCCACCCGCGCAACGGTGGAGGCCACACGCATCGACCTGGAGCGCTGGGCACGCGGCGAGGCCACGCCCGGCGACTACGACGCCGCCATCGCCCGCGCACGCTCCGCGTTCGCCCGCCTGGCCGGCGTGACGGTGGAGGATGTGGCGATCGGGTCGCAGGCGTCGGTGCTGGCCTCCCTCATCGCGGCCTCCGCCCCGGACGGCGCCGTGGTGGTCTGCCCCGAGGGCGACTTCGCCTCCATCGTCGCCCCGTTCCAGGCCCAGGCGCACCGCGGCGTCCAGGTCAGGGAGGTCGCCCTGGCCGGCCTCGCGGACGCCATCGACGGCGACACCTGGCTGGTGGCCTTTTCCCTCGTGCAATCCGCGATCGGCGAGCATGCCGACGCCGACGCGATCCTCGCCGCCTGCGCCCGCACCGGCACGCTGAGCCTCGCCGACCTCACCCAGGCGCTCGGCTGGCTGCCGGTGGACGCCTCCCGGTTCGACTTCACCATCACGCACGCCTACAAGTGGCTGTGCGCGCCGCGCGGCAGCGCCTTCCTCACCGTGCGGCCCGCGCTGCGGGACGCCCTCACCCCGGTGCACGCGGGCTGGTACGCGGGCGAGGACCCGTGGACCTCCTGTTACGGACCACTGCTGTCGGCCGCATCCTCCGCGCGGCGCTTCGACGTGTCGCCCGCGTGGCCGGTGTGGCCGGGGACGGCCGCGGCGCTGGAGTTCTTCGCGTCGCTCGACCCGGCCGTGGTGCGCGCGCACGCGACCGGGCTCGCAGACCGGCTCGCGGCTGCGCTCGACCTGACCGACGCGCGCGGCGACGCCGTCCGCGGCCGCGCCATCCTCACCTGGCCGGACGCGGACGGCGCGGACCTCGCCGCGCTCACCGCCGCCGGCCTCCGCGCCTCCGGCCGCGCCGGCCGCGCCCGCGTCGCCTTCCACCTCTGGAACACCCACGACGACGTCGACCGCGTCCTCGCCTCCCTCGCCCACTGACCGCGCGTCCCGCAACCACCGAAGGGCACGTAAACGCCCCTAAAACGTGGTTTTAGGGGCGTTTACGTGCCCTTCGAGTGCGGGAGACTACGCGTCGAGGCGCATCATCCAGCCGTGACGGTCGCGCTCGCGGCCGTACTGGATGTCCGTCAGCTCCTTGCGCAGCGACATCGTCAGCTCGCCCGGGGCGGCGGTGATGTCGCCGACGGTGAACGTGTCGGACTTCAGCTCGCCGATCGGCGTGATGACCGCGGCGGTGCCGCAGGCGAACACCTCGACGATGTCGCCGGACTCCACGCCGTCGCGCCACTCGTCGATCGTCACCCGGCGACGCTCCACCGTGTGGCCGCGGTCGCGCGCGAGCTGCAGCACCGAGTCGAGCGTGATGCCTTCGAGGATGCTGTCCGACTCGGGCGTCACCAGCGTGCCGTCCTTGTACACGAGCACGACGTTCATCCCGCCGAGCTCCTCGATGTACTTCCCCTCGACGGAGTCGAGGAACAGCACCTGCGCACAGCCGTGCTCGTATGCCTCGGCCTGCGGCAGCAGGCTCGACGCGTAGTTGCCGCCGGTCTTCGCCGCTCCGGTGCCGCCCTTGCCCGCGCGCGACCAGTGGTCGGACAGCCAGATGGAGACCGGGGCGACGCCGCTCGGGAAGTACGCGCCCGCCGGCGAGGCGATCAGGTAGAACGCCACCTTGTTCGCCGGCCGCACACCGAGGAAGGCCTCCTTGGCGAACATGAACGGGCGCAGGTAAAGGCTCGTCTCCTCGCGCCCCGGCACCCAGTCGCCGTCGACCGCGACGAGCTGCTTGAGCGCGTCGAGGAAGTGCTCGACCGGCAGCTCGGGCAGCGCCAGGCGGTAGGCCGAGCGCTGCATGCGCGCCGCGTTCGCCTCCGGGCGGAAGCTCCAGATCGAGCCGTCCTCGTGACGGTAGGCCTTCAGGCCCTCGAAGATCTCCTGCGCGTAGTGCAGCACGGCGGCCGACGGGTCGAGCTGGATGGGCCCGTACGGAGAGACCCGCGGCCGGTGCCAGCCGCCCTTGGCCGACCAGCACAGGTCGACCATGTGGTCGGTGAAGTAGTTGCCGAAGCCGGGGTTCGCGAGGATCTCCTCGCGCTCGGCCGCACTGCGCGACGACTCGTTGCGCGTGACGTTCCAGAGGAGGCCGGCCGTCTCGGTGGGTCCGGAGGTGAGGTTGATGCTGGTGGAGGTCATTGGGTGTCCTTTTGTGCGATGCGTCAATTCTGCGCCACGCGGGCCGCGATCGCGTCGCCCACTTCGGAGGTCGTGCGCGCGGCGCCGCTGCGGGCGGCGAGGTCGGACGTCACCGCCTGCTCGACCCGCTCGGCGAACTCCTGGGCGCCGAGGTGGCGGAGGAGGAGCGCGACGGAGAGGATCGCGGCGGTGGGGTCGGCCTTCTGCTGGCCGGCGATGTCGGGGGCCGATCCGTGAACCGGTTCGAACATGCTCGGGAATTCGCCCGCGGGGTTGATGTTGCCCGAGGCGGCCAGTCCGATGCCGCCGCTGATCGCGGCCGCGAGGTCGGTGAGGATGTCGCCGAAGAGGTTGTCCGTGACGATCACATCGAATCTAGCAGGATCCGTCACCAGGAAGATGGTTGCCGCGTCGACGTGGAGGTAGTCCACGGCCACGTCGGGGTGCTCGGCCGCCACCGCATCCACGATCCGCTTCCAGAGCCCACCCGCGAACGTGAGCACGTTGGTCTTGTGCACCAGGGTCAGCTTCTTGCGGCGCTTCTCCGCCTGCTCGAAGGCGTAGCGCACGACGCGCTCCACGCCGTAGGCGGTGTTGACCGAGACCTCGTTGGCGATCTCGTGCGGTGTGCCCTGGCGGATCGCACCGCCGTTGCCGACGTACGGGCCCTCGGTCCCCTCACGGACGACGACGAAGTCGACCTCCCCGGGGTTCGCCAGCGGGCTCGCGATGCCGGGGAACAGGGTGGTCGGCCGCAGGTTGACGTAGTGGTCGAGCGAGAAGCGCAGTTTCAGGAGCAGCCCGCGCTCGATGTTGGCGCCGGCCAGCCGCGGGTCGCCCGGCTTGCCGCCGACCGCGCCGAGCAGGATGGCGTCGTGACCCGCGATCGCGGCGAGGTCGTCGTCGGTGAGCACGTCGCCGGTCGCCAGATAACGGTCGGCGCCGAGCGAGAAGTGCGTCTTCGCGAACGCGAGGTCGCTGCCCGCCGTGACCGCGTCGAGCACCTTGACCGCCTCCGCGACCACCTCCGGACCGATTCCGTCCCCGGGGATGACGGCGAGTTTGACGGTTGTGCTCATGACGCTCCTGCACTGATCGGTGGGCGGACGGTCCCCCTACACTATCGCCGTGCCGGCCGCCCCCGCGCCCGTCAGCCGCGCACGCGCCGCAGCGTGACGAGCGCCAGCACGGCGGCCGTCAGCATGAGCCCGGCGCCGATGGAGGCCGTCAGCGCGATGCCGCTGTCGAACGCGTGGCGCGCCGACGCCAGCAGCTCGGCCGCCGTCGTACCCGGGAGGCCGTGGGCGACCGTCACCGCACCGCCGAGCGTGTCCGCGGCGGCCGTCGCGTCGGCCGGGCTCAGCCCGGCGGGAAGCACGATCGCGGCGCGGTACGACGCGATGATGATGCTGCCGAGCGTCGCCGTGCCGAGCACCGCGCCCAGCTCGTACGCCGTCTCGGACACCGCCGACGCCGCGCCCGCCTTGTCCGCCGGAGCGGTCGAGACGATGAGCTCGTTCGACACGGTCTCCGCCGCGCCGATCCCCGCGCCGAGCAGCACGAACGCCGCGAGCAGGATCCCCCACGACGCGTCCCCGCCGCTCACGGCGACGAGCAGGTAGCCCGCGGCCGAGACGCAGAGGCCGCCCGCGATCACGAGGCCGGGCCGCAGCCGCCGCGCCACCGGCACGACGAGGAGACCGGACACGATCATGGTCGCGAGCCCCGGCAGCAGTACCATCCCCGCGCGCATCGGCGGCATCCCGAGCACCAGCTGGAGGTGCTGCGACACGAAGAACAGGAAGCCGACCAGCGCGATCACGCTGAGCAGGTTGATCAGCACGGCCCCGGTGAACGCGGGCACCCGGAACAGTCGCATGTCGAGCATCGGCACCGGCCGCCGGAGCTGACGCCGGACGAACAGCACCCCGGCGCTCACCCCGACGAGCACGGCGAGCACCGGCACGAGCGCGAAGCCGTGCACCGCGAACTCCTTGATCCCGTACACGATCGGCGCCATCGTCACGAGCGACAGCAGGATGGACACCACATCCACCGGCCCCGGCGAAGGATCGCGCGACTCGCGCACGAGCAGCGGCGTGAGCACCAGCAGCGGGATGAGCACGGGCACGGCGAGCAGGAAGACCGAGCCCCACCAGAAGTGCTCGATCAGGAGGCCTCCGACGATCGGGCCGAGCGCGGAGCCTGCCGCGAAGCCCGCCGCCCAGATCGCGATGGCGACGCGGCGCTGCTCGCGGTCCTGGAACACGCTGCGCAACAGCGACAGCGTGGAGGGCATCAGCATCGCGCCGAACACGCCGAGCAGCGCCCGCGCGCCGATCAGCAGCTCGGCCGTCGGCGCGAACGCGGCGGCGGCGGAGACGGCGGCGAACCCGGTCGCGCCGATCAGCAGTACCGTGCGGCGGCCGATGCGGTCGCCGAGGCTGCCCATCGCGACCAGGAGGCCGGCGAGCACGAGCGGGTAGACGTCCACGATCCAGAGCATCTGCGTGGAGGACGGCCGCAGCGCCTCGGTGATGGCCGGGAGGGCGAAGCCGAGGACGGTGTTGTCGACCGACACCAGCAGGACGGGGAGCATGAGGACGACCAGGGCAACCCAGGCGCGCGCACCGGCGCGGGCCGGCGTGGGCGCAGGGGGCTGCGCCGTCTGCTCGGCGGCCGGAGTGCGGTCGGGGCGGGTGGTCGAGGTCATGAGATTACTGTACCGTCCGGACGGTACAGTAGTCAACGACGAGCGAGACGATGACCGCTGGAGACGATGACCGCGGGAGACGATGACACGGTCGCGCTGGTCGTCGCGGCTAGCATGGCCCCATGTCCTCCCCCGCCTCACCGGCGTCCACTTCTTCCGCCCCCACCTCTCGCTCCGCGCGCGATCGCATCCTCGACTCCTTCGAGGACCTGCTCGCCGAGCAGAGCGAGCGGGCGGCGACGCTGGAGGCCGTGGCCGCGCGGGCCGGCGTCTCCAAGGGCGGACTGCTCTACCACTTCGCGTCGAAGGACGCCCTGGTCGACGGCGTCCTGGAGCGGTTCGCGGCCGACCTGGCGGAGGACATCGAGCACATGCGGGCGGCTCCCGACGGCCCGGTGGCCTACTTCCTGCGCACTTCCATCCCCTCCGACAACCGGCTGGAGCGCGTGATCGTCGCCATCGCCCGGCTCGCCCAGGCGTCGGACGCCCGTGCGAGCGACGCGCTCGCCGACGCGCAACGGCAGTGGCTCAGCGAGCTGGAGGCCGTCGTCGGCGACCGGATGGTGGCGCGCACGATCATGCTGATCGGCGACGGGATGTACTACAACACCGCGCTGCTTCCGGCGGCGAACACCGTGCTGCGCGACGAGACCGACCTCCAGGAGCTGATCGGGCTGGTCGAGCGGCTCAGCGCGCGGGACTGAGGGCGCTCAGGCGCCGCCCGCGGCGAGCAGCCGCAGCAGCGACCGCCGGGTCCGGTCGTCGCCCGCGGTGCCGATCGCGCGGCGCAGTTCGGCCTCCGACCCCGCTCGGTCCCCGGCGAGCCGCAGCAACTCGGCTCGCGCGGCGTGCGTCCGGGAGGACAACGGGCCGGCGAACAGGTCGGGCTCGCCGTCCAGCGCAGCGAGGGCGACCTCTGGTCCGGCGTCCGGACTGTGCGCGAGCGCGACCAGGCGTCCGAGGCGCGCCGACGCGCTCGGCCAGATCCGTACCAGCCCGTCGTAGAGCCGGACGATCGCGGGCCAGTCGGTGTCCCCCCAGGTCGGCGCGATCGCGTGCAGCCCGGCGATGCCCGCCTGGAGGCCGTAGCGGCCGTCCCCGTCGGCCATGCCGTCGAGTGCGACGGTCGCCAGCCGCTCCCCCTCGACCATCATCGGCACATCCCACCGGGTCCGGTCGGCCTCGCGCAGCGTCGCGAATTCGTCGTCTGCGGTCAGCCGGGTCGCCTGGCGCGCCTCGGTGAGCAGCAGGAGGCCGAGCAGCCCGGCGCTCTCGGCGTCGCCTGCGACCCGGTGCGCGTCGCGCGCGAGGGCGATCGCGTCAGCGCGCAGCCGGTCGTCCGCGGTCGCGTGCCCCACCGTGTACAGCAGGTAGATCGTCGTCAGCGCGTCGGGCATCCGGACGGCGACGGCAGCCGGGTCGTCGAGGGCGAACCGGAGGCCGGAGTCGTGGACGCGCTTCTTGGCACGGGTGAGCCGGGCTGCCATCGTCGGCTCGGAGATGAGGAAGGCGTCCGCGATCCGCGCGGTCGGCACGCCGCAGACGTGCCGCAGCGCCAGGGCGACGCGCGTCTCCGGTGCGAGGTCGGGATGCGCCACGAGCAGGATGAGGTCCAGTCGCTCATCGCCGGTGAACACGGCTGCACCTCCCCTCTCCTCCGCAGCGGCGACGGCCGCTCCCTGGGCGCGCTCGGCCTCCGCGGCCAGCATCGGCGCCACGCGACGGGCGGTCCATTCGCGCCGCAGCGCGTCGAGCGCGACCCGGCGCGCGACCGTCGTGATCCAGGCCGCGGGATTCCGCGGCTCGCGGCCGCGCGCCGCCTCGGCGACGGCGCGCGCGAATGCCTCCTGCACCGCGTCCTCCGCGAGCAGGAGGTCGCCCGTCGTGCGCGCGACCGCGCCGAGGATGCGGGCGGCGTCCTCGCGGTAGGCGCGCTCGATCCGGCCGGCCGCGGTCA is a window from the Leifsonia shinshuensis genome containing:
- a CDS encoding MarR family winged helix-turn-helix transcriptional regulator is translated as MTPPTAPDPRDPIARVQRELLTVGRRGTARVRREDEALSVVDRSLLTFIQDNPGCRAIDIATHFQLNRSTVSRQLAGLLEHGYVAADEEASGGSRGIALRLTPAGSRAFDQSTRTVLDSVARRLEGWSEADLEAFARMLERYNAAPDE
- a CDS encoding NAD(P)/FAD-dependent oxidoreductase → MAVSVEVIVVGGGPAGLSAALNLARARRRVLVVDGNRPRHAATLQAHGFLSRDGVPPAELRRLGREEVSGYDDADVVFAQVGSVTVDADGFRVRGAGVRGGADVDAVAQTVVIATGVTETMPALPSLRAFYGTQLHSCLECDGYEKAGEPLALIGETTDLAERALLLTQWTDDLIVFTNGVAPIGDDEERALARLGVGVERRPIEDVVGEKGVMTGVRLTDGTVVPRAGGFVRPVWTPALSFADGLDLDRDTDGYLVTDAHGRTSLPGVYAAGETTAPGPQQLIVAAGSGAVVAAAVNRDLIGIAVDENAVL
- the gltX gene encoding glutamate--tRNA ligase; amino-acid sequence: MSDNVSHPFSTATGADVRVRFCPSPTGTPHVGLIRTALFNWAYARHTGGKLIFRIEDTDAARDSEESYAMIIDALRWLRLDWDEGIDVGGPNEPYRQSQRYDIYRDLIERLKASGHIYESFATGEEIEARNVSLGRDPKLGYDNFERDLTEDQKAAYRAEGREPALRLRVPDDDLSFDDLVRGEITFPAGSFSDFVVVRPNGHPLYTFVNPVDDALMGVTHVLRGEDLLSSTPRQIALYHALIDAGVTTFVPRFGHLPYVMGEGNKKLSKRDPESNLFHHRDRGFIPEGLVNYLALLGWSLTHDRDVFSIDELVAAFDVADVNPNPARFDQKKAESINGDHIRLLEVGDFADRTIPYLVAAGVLSEPLTDAQRAVLAEAAPLVQERVQLLGETPGMLGFLFTDSASLTIEDDARKSLPDNAGEVLAASIGALEVVPESSWTHDEIEAALRDALVEALGLKPRVAFGPLRVAVSGRRVSPPLFESMEILGKAESLARLDALSASLG
- a CDS encoding fumarylacetoacetate hydrolase family protein; the protein is MKIARFSHTRPSEQTPVIDYGIVDDDALVVLAGDPLFSGFDTTGERVPLGQVGSLLAPVIPRSKVVAVGKNYREHAAEMGGEAPGEPLLFLKPNTAVIGLGDAILLPPQSQQVEYEGELAVVIGKIARHVPEEKAAEHIFGYTVANDVTARDLQKSDGQWTRAKGFDTFCPLGPVIETELNPEAFLRTRVNGELKQEARISEMVHDIPSIIAYASSVFTLLPGDVILTGTPAGVGPIVAGDTVEVEVEGVGSLVNPVRAPK
- a CDS encoding ketopantoate reductase family protein, whose product is MSAAEPVFAVVGPGAVGGLFAWLLSRAGHDVVAVGRPATVEAIRADGIEVRSATFGDGVERVSAATEVPEGASVIVATKAYGLEDVLPGIAAARPSEVVSFLNGVEHMGPLREALPGVPVAGASVAVSALRASTTVIDHRSPFVNIEAPEAAGGFASIRGLAGAGPRVKVGGTEAEVLWAKFRLLSSLALLTSYWRQSAGPALSEDPELTEAVVSEIVACSTAEGVPASALDLVRVLHSVPGGMRTSLQEDLADGHPTELDAIGGALLRIGARDGVPTPAVARIVAALGSNA
- a CDS encoding LysR family transcriptional regulator; amino-acid sequence: MLLDDLDSHSLRVVRAIADHGSITRAAESLGYSQPAISQHLRRLEGRIGMPLVARAGRGVRLTEAGRVLARHARAVTTALDAAAGELADLRGLRTGRVRLAGFPSASSSLVPRLLNTMEAEHPGVRITYLEAEPPEAVAAVRDQTADLAITFSYPGDRVDPHRESARGLAVVPLWKDEMLVALRADHPLAAGKRVDLAELASASWIGGCPRCRGHLLELTDACGYAPRIAYETDNFIAVLRMVAEGVGVALLPALAVGSAGAVEGVVLRPTANRDHRTINLVAAAGSDAVPAIAATADVLLALDGAPWGLSAL
- a CDS encoding aminotransferase class V-fold PLP-dependent enzyme, whose product is MPESPTLRAPAAAAAAAPVFRDAFASGAGYLAACTQGLPTRATVEATRIDLERWARGEATPGDYDAAIARARSAFARLAGVTVEDVAIGSQASVLASLIAASAPDGAVVVCPEGDFASIVAPFQAQAHRGVQVREVALAGLADAIDGDTWLVAFSLVQSAIGEHADADAILAACARTGTLSLADLTQALGWLPVDASRFDFTITHAYKWLCAPRGSAFLTVRPALRDALTPVHAGWYAGEDPWTSCYGPLLSAASSARRFDVSPAWPVWPGTAAALEFFASLDPAVVRAHATGLADRLAAALDLTDARGDAVRGRAILTWPDADGADLAALTAAGLRASGRAGRARVAFHLWNTHDDVDRVLASLAH
- a CDS encoding branched-chain amino acid aminotransferase produces the protein MTSTSINLTSGPTETAGLLWNVTRNESSRSAAEREEILANPGFGNYFTDHMVDLCWSAKGGWHRPRVSPYGPIQLDPSAAVLHYAQEIFEGLKAYRHEDGSIWSFRPEANAARMQRSAYRLALPELPVEHFLDALKQLVAVDGDWVPGREETSLYLRPFMFAKEAFLGVRPANKVAFYLIASPAGAYFPSGVAPVSIWLSDHWSRAGKGGTGAAKTGGNYASSLLPQAEAYEHGCAQVLFLDSVEGKYIEELGGMNVVLVYKDGTLVTPESDSILEGITLDSVLQLARDRGHTVERRRVTIDEWRDGVESGDIVEVFACGTAAVITPIGELKSDTFTVGDITAAPGELTMSLRKELTDIQYGRERDRHGWMMRLDA
- a CDS encoding 3-isopropylmalate dehydrogenase produces the protein MSTTVKLAVIPGDGIGPEVVAEAVKVLDAVTAGSDLAFAKTHFSLGADRYLATGDVLTDDDLAAIAGHDAILLGAVGGKPGDPRLAGANIERGLLLKLRFSLDHYVNLRPTTLFPGIASPLANPGEVDFVVVREGTEGPYVGNGGAIRQGTPHEIANEVSVNTAYGVERVVRYAFEQAEKRRKKLTLVHKTNVLTFAGGLWKRIVDAVAAEHPDVAVDYLHVDAATIFLVTDPARFDVIVTDNLFGDILTDLAAAISGGIGLAASGNINPAGEFPSMFEPVHGSAPDIAGQQKADPTAAILSVALLLRHLGAQEFAERVEQAVTSDLAARSGAARTTSEVGDAIAARVAQN